A genomic stretch from Colwellia sp. Arc7-635 includes:
- the rlmKL gene encoding bifunctional 23S rRNA (guanine(2069)-N(7))-methyltransferase RlmK/23S rRNA (guanine(2445)-N(2))-methyltransferase RlmL, protein MQQFLALTSPGIEILLAQELKDLKAEQVVQKPEGVYFTSTIEHAYHICLHVRLSTRILLKLGEGDVTNKDELYGVAKSIAWSELFSVDNTFAIDFVGTSDEIRNSQFGALTVKDAVVDHFRDLNQERPSVDKSAPQISFQARLLKEKVVIYLDFSGRSLFKRGYRENSGAAPLKEHLAAAIITRSGWLDDTSKPLVDPMCGSGTLVIEAVLMAAGYAPGIDRAKWGFDFWLGHQADAWKAARALAIEHSHVGLTQLKTKVFGIDLDSRVLKTAQQNAKNAGIQRFIEFSCKNANDMKNAFGPKGTILFNPPYGERIGELPELVESFALLGQKFKSHFPNWRVAILTANVELLGMMKMVSFKRYKFKNGPLDCQFALYNLDDKQVSSSNVNAEFEQKDSDFANRLLKNKKNLKGWLKQENIECYRLYDADIPEYNVAVDVYDDHLVIHEYTAPAIIDPDKVAKRLQEVVYFAPKVLGVPTDKVIIKTRAKQKGKEQYQRVEQTKKSMVVHEYGAKLKVNLWDYLDTGLFLDHRKTRQIVAKKSKGKSLLNLFAYTGSVSLQAALHGAETVTTVDMSNTYLSWAQDNFLLNNLSGHKYQFIQADCLQWLQKNEQKFDVVFIDPPTFSNSKRMGESFDVQRDYISLITDGVKSLSDGGELIFTNNKRNFKMDFDAIAALGLNVQEMTDKTRDKDFQRNKHIHNSWLFTRKVN, encoded by the coding sequence ATGCAGCAATTTTTAGCATTAACCTCCCCTGGTATAGAAATATTACTAGCACAAGAACTTAAAGATTTGAAAGCTGAACAAGTTGTTCAAAAGCCTGAAGGTGTTTATTTTACCTCGACTATCGAACATGCATATCATATTTGTCTGCATGTTCGTTTATCTACTCGCATACTACTTAAATTAGGCGAGGGTGATGTCACTAATAAAGATGAACTCTACGGCGTAGCAAAATCTATTGCTTGGTCAGAACTATTTTCTGTCGATAATACTTTCGCTATCGACTTTGTTGGTACTAGTGACGAAATTAGAAATAGTCAATTTGGGGCGTTAACAGTTAAAGATGCTGTTGTTGATCATTTTCGTGATTTAAACCAAGAACGTCCGTCGGTAGATAAGTCTGCACCGCAGATAAGTTTTCAGGCTCGCTTATTAAAAGAAAAAGTTGTTATCTATTTAGATTTTTCAGGCCGTAGTTTATTTAAGCGTGGTTATCGTGAAAATAGTGGTGCTGCTCCTTTAAAAGAACATTTAGCGGCTGCCATTATTACCCGTTCGGGTTGGTTAGATGATACGTCTAAACCGCTTGTCGATCCTATGTGCGGTTCTGGTACGTTAGTTATCGAAGCAGTTTTGATGGCGGCAGGTTATGCGCCTGGCATTGATAGAGCAAAATGGGGTTTTGATTTTTGGCTAGGTCATCAAGCTGATGCTTGGAAGGCGGCAAGAGCACTCGCTATTGAGCATTCACATGTTGGTTTAACGCAATTGAAAACGAAAGTTTTTGGTATCGACCTTGACAGTAGAGTGTTAAAAACGGCGCAACAAAATGCTAAAAACGCTGGTATTCAAAGGTTTATAGAGTTTTCTTGTAAAAACGCTAACGATATGAAAAATGCTTTTGGTCCAAAAGGTACTATCTTATTCAACCCGCCATACGGTGAACGTATTGGTGAGTTACCTGAACTTGTTGAAAGCTTTGCTTTGTTAGGGCAGAAGTTTAAATCGCATTTTCCTAATTGGCGTGTGGCTATTTTAACCGCCAATGTTGAGTTGCTTGGCATGATGAAAATGGTCAGTTTTAAACGCTATAAGTTTAAAAACGGTCCGTTAGATTGTCAATTTGCTTTATATAATTTAGATGATAAGCAGGTATCTAGCAGCAATGTTAATGCTGAATTTGAGCAAAAAGATTCAGATTTTGCTAACCGTTTATTGAAGAACAAGAAAAACTTAAAAGGTTGGCTCAAACAAGAAAACATTGAGTGCTATCGTTTATATGATGCGGACATTCCTGAATATAATGTTGCGGTTGATGTATATGACGATCATCTGGTTATTCATGAATACACGGCACCTGCGATAATCGATCCTGATAAAGTCGCCAAAAGATTACAAGAAGTGGTTTATTTTGCGCCTAAGGTACTTGGCGTACCGACTGATAAAGTTATTATTAAAACCCGCGCTAAACAAAAAGGTAAAGAACAATACCAACGTGTTGAGCAAACGAAAAAGTCGATGGTTGTGCATGAATATGGCGCAAAGTTAAAAGTAAACCTTTGGGATTACCTAGACACGGGCTTATTTCTTGATCACAGAAAAACGCGTCAAATCGTAGCAAAAAAATCAAAAGGTAAGTCATTACTTAATTTGTTTGCTTATACCGGTTCGGTTTCTTTACAAGCAGCATTACATGGTGCTGAAACAGTGACTACTGTCGATATGTCAAATACCTACTTGAGTTGGGCACAAGATAATTTTCTTTTAAATAATCTTAGCGGTCATAAGTATCAATTTATTCAAGCAGATTGTTTGCAGTGGTTACAGAAAAATGAACAAAAATTTGATGTTGTGTTTATTGATCCGCCGACTTTCTCTAATTCGAAACGCATGGGAGAAAGTTTTGATGTGCAGCGTGATTACATCAGTTTAATTACTGATGGCGTTAAATCACTTAGTGACGGTGGTGAATTAATATTTACCAATAATAAGCGTAATTTTAAAATGGATTTTGACGCTATTGCTGCATTAGGTTTAAACGTGCAAGAAATGACGGATAAAACACGCGATAAAGACTTCCAACGTAATAAGCATATACATAATAGTTGGTTGTTCACGCGTAAGGTAAATTAG
- a CDS encoding glutaredoxin family protein, with product MAVKFKLYGTLGCHLCDDALALCLAVMPADDVEVVDIIDDEKLLELYRISIPVLECLSDQKKLFWPFEQKQILELL from the coding sequence ATGGCAGTTAAATTTAAGCTGTACGGTACGTTAGGTTGTCATTTATGTGATGATGCTCTGGCATTGTGTCTGGCGGTAATGCCGGCAGATGATGTTGAAGTCGTTGATATTATTGATGATGAAAAACTACTTGAATTATACCGTATCAGTATTCCCGTATTAGAGTGCCTTTCGGATCAAAAGAAATTATTTTGGCCATTTGAACAGAAACAAATTTTGGAGTTGTTGTAA
- a CDS encoding ATP-binding cassette domain-containing protein has protein sequence MELIRISQGELAFGEDKVLDKADLSVQTGERICLVGRNGAGKSTLMKVLMGLQVLDDGQVLKSSTMQVAMLEQDPPESSDISVFDYIAQGVKENADLIKRYHVIIHDVTEDPSESNLNKLANVQEQLELANAWQDEQRIEQVMTTLALNPDDQICDLSGGWLRKVALAKALVTAPDILLLDEPTNHLDIKSVLWLESFLKDFAGTILFISHDRAFIRGVSTRILDLDRGILKSYPGNYDLYIEQKAHDLQVESQQNSLFDKKLAEEEVWIRQGVKARRTRNEGRVRALEKLRGERQARREVRNQSTMNITQGDRSGKLVFEAEQVSIAFDDKVIIKSLDLLITRNDRLAFIGANGTGKSTLIKMIMGNLEATSGKMRSGVNLDVAYFDQHRDALDVNQTVQEIVGEGKQEVMVNGKPRHVLGYLQDFLFSPKRARTPVRALSGGEKNRLLLARLFLRPSNLLILDEPTNDLDIETLELLEEVVANYAGTVILVSHDRDFVNNCVNTCLYFDGTGHITQIVGGYDDVDDYLAHKDKQREAMSKDVVKTAAKGTEEVESKASKPANTQANKKRSFKEKKELEDLPGLIDELETLIDELQQQVNNADFFSQNQEQSNKILNQLAKSESKLEVAYARWQELDD, from the coding sequence ATGGAATTAATTCGTATTTCACAAGGTGAGTTAGCCTTTGGTGAAGACAAAGTCTTAGATAAAGCTGATCTGAGTGTGCAAACGGGCGAACGAATTTGTTTGGTTGGTAGAAACGGTGCTGGTAAATCGACATTAATGAAGGTGTTGATGGGCTTACAGGTTTTAGATGACGGGCAAGTGCTTAAATCTAGTACGATGCAAGTTGCGATGCTAGAGCAAGATCCACCAGAGTCTTCTGATATCAGTGTTTTTGATTATATTGCCCAAGGCGTAAAAGAAAATGCTGACTTAATTAAACGCTATCATGTAATTATTCATGACGTTACTGAAGATCCATCAGAAAGTAACCTTAATAAATTAGCCAATGTTCAAGAGCAACTGGAACTGGCTAATGCTTGGCAAGACGAGCAACGTATTGAACAAGTCATGACAACTTTAGCTTTAAATCCTGACGATCAAATTTGTGATTTGTCAGGAGGGTGGTTACGTAAAGTTGCATTAGCAAAAGCATTGGTGACTGCACCTGATATTCTGTTGCTTGACGAGCCAACTAACCATTTAGATATTAAAAGTGTGCTTTGGTTAGAATCCTTTTTGAAAGATTTTGCCGGTACAATTTTGTTTATCAGTCATGATAGGGCGTTTATCCGTGGTGTATCAACACGTATTCTTGATCTTGACCGTGGTATTTTGAAAAGCTATCCAGGTAATTACGATCTGTACATAGAGCAAAAAGCACATGATTTACAAGTTGAATCACAACAGAATTCACTATTTGATAAGAAATTAGCTGAAGAAGAAGTTTGGATTCGACAAGGCGTAAAAGCGCGTCGTACTCGTAATGAAGGTCGAGTTAGAGCGCTTGAAAAACTTCGAGGTGAACGACAAGCACGTCGTGAAGTTCGTAATCAAAGTACCATGAATATTACACAAGGTGATCGCTCAGGTAAGCTCGTATTTGAAGCTGAGCAAGTATCCATTGCTTTTGATGATAAAGTTATTATCAAAAGCTTAGATTTATTGATCACACGTAATGATCGCTTAGCTTTTATTGGCGCGAATGGTACAGGTAAGTCGACCTTAATTAAAATGATCATGGGAAACCTTGAAGCGACCAGCGGCAAGATGCGATCAGGTGTTAATTTAGATGTTGCTTATTTTGACCAACATCGAGATGCTTTAGATGTTAACCAAACCGTGCAAGAAATTGTTGGTGAAGGTAAACAAGAGGTGATGGTTAATGGTAAGCCTCGCCATGTATTAGGTTATCTACAAGATTTTCTTTTCAGCCCTAAACGTGCCAGAACGCCTGTTCGAGCATTATCAGGTGGTGAGAAAAACAGATTGCTATTAGCACGTTTGTTTTTACGTCCAAGTAACTTACTAATACTGGATGAGCCAACCAATGATTTGGATATTGAAACTTTAGAGCTGTTGGAAGAAGTCGTTGCAAATTATGCAGGAACGGTTATTTTAGTTAGCCATGACCGCGATTTTGTTAACAACTGTGTTAATACCTGTTTATATTTTGATGGTACCGGACACATAACGCAAATTGTTGGTGGCTACGATGATGTTGATGATTACTTAGCACATAAAGACAAACAACGTGAAGCGATGAGCAAAGATGTGGTGAAAACTGCGGCAAAGGGCACGGAAGAAGTTGAAAGCAAGGCGAGTAAACCTGCTAATACTCAGGCTAATAAAAAGCGCTCATTTAAAGAAAAGAAGGAATTAGAAGACTTACCTGGTTTGATTGATGAACTTGAAACATTAATTGATGAGTTACAACAACAGGTTAATAACGCTGACTTTTTTAGTCAGAATCAAGAGCAAAGTAATAAAATATTGAACCAGTTAGCGAAAAGTGAGTCGAAACTCGAAGTTGCCTATGCTAGATGGCAAGAATTAGATGATTAA
- a CDS encoding DUF3466 family protein encodes MNKFFKSILALGITSALGLHTVNAATYQVIDKGDVSILKYTYSQQENNNGEAAISGTDIYNFPVQFQYLDEDDFDDIVILADRVHEDVFELNDIEDEAALRAGNPTANDLTWVISYLRSKSTLTQYQKIGDVYAMTNFNGDTELLNLFDKKFDGTDSYTRSTKEYINGITNEGWVYGNASAPYLPYAYTVTKNSGDDVVGDVIYNWRRDFATRGFFSPDSGATVIEIIPPSEIDLPEEQRFGGISAILDISDSHYAVGYGSTSIDQNALDFIFDTSGETDDDEKDNGCEKQGYLDDNNITFEDCAQLGVSGSYNTEAIKWTIDAAGTVTSETLGHLVTPHEDDEREFINYAQAINNSGVAVGYAHGWIDEDETEPSATESRNLYAVVYKDGEVKDFTDDHREYFDSRAYDINDNGIAVGHATTFVNGSQRTKFYYVDTNAETMKMILPEDFFLGSSSTARAINENGKIVGEGEVETHNDSTGSPRRTHGFIYDTTSETFTDLNDFLTCDSAYTIIEVRDINDVDEISATALVKVARRDSKGDLVLDAKGEQTFEDVLRAVSLKPTDGEIEDCSEVVEKVERQGAGLGLTSLFLLMFAGLRRRFN; translated from the coding sequence ATGAACAAATTTTTTAAATCAATTTTAGCATTAGGTATCACTAGTGCATTAGGATTACACACAGTTAATGCCGCAACATACCAAGTTATTGATAAAGGTGATGTTTCGATATTAAAGTATACCTATTCACAGCAAGAAAATAATAATGGTGAAGCAGCAATTTCAGGCACTGATATTTATAACTTTCCTGTGCAATTTCAGTACCTAGATGAGGACGATTTTGACGATATTGTTATTTTAGCTGACCGAGTACATGAAGACGTTTTTGAGCTTAATGATATAGAAGACGAAGCCGCATTACGTGCAGGCAACCCTACGGCTAATGACTTAACATGGGTGATTAGTTATTTACGATCAAAAAGTACATTAACTCAATATCAAAAAATTGGTGATGTGTACGCCATGACTAATTTTAATGGTGATACGGAATTATTAAATCTTTTTGATAAAAAGTTTGATGGTACAGATTCTTATACACGTTCAACTAAAGAGTATATTAACGGTATAACTAACGAAGGTTGGGTTTACGGAAATGCATCTGCGCCTTATTTACCATACGCTTACACGGTAACCAAGAACTCTGGCGATGATGTTGTTGGTGATGTGATTTATAATTGGCGACGTGATTTTGCAACTCGAGGCTTTTTCTCTCCAGATAGCGGCGCGACTGTGATTGAAATTATTCCACCTAGCGAAATAGATTTACCTGAAGAGCAAAGGTTTGGTGGTATATCAGCCATTTTAGATATCAGTGACTCTCATTACGCTGTAGGTTATGGCAGTACCAGTATTGATCAAAATGCTCTAGATTTTATCTTTGATACCTCAGGTGAAACTGATGATGATGAAAAAGATAATGGCTGTGAAAAACAAGGCTACTTAGATGATAATAATATTACCTTTGAAGATTGTGCACAGCTAGGTGTCTCTGGCAGCTACAATACTGAAGCTATTAAATGGACTATTGATGCAGCAGGTACGGTAACATCTGAGACATTGGGGCACTTGGTTACTCCTCATGAAGATGATGAGCGTGAATTTATCAATTATGCACAAGCTATTAATAACTCTGGTGTTGCTGTTGGTTATGCTCATGGTTGGATTGATGAAGATGAAACTGAACCGAGTGCAACTGAGTCACGAAATCTTTATGCCGTTGTATACAAAGATGGTGAAGTTAAAGATTTTACTGATGACCATCGTGAGTATTTTGATTCTCGAGCTTACGATATAAACGATAATGGTATTGCTGTTGGACACGCAACGACTTTTGTTAATGGTAGCCAAAGAACTAAGTTTTATTATGTTGATACCAATGCGGAAACGATGAAAATGATTTTGCCAGAAGATTTCTTTCTTGGCAGTTCTAGTACCGCACGTGCGATTAATGAAAATGGTAAAATTGTTGGTGAAGGTGAAGTGGAAACACATAACGATAGCACCGGCTCACCGAGAAGAACACACGGTTTTATCTATGATACCACCAGTGAAACTTTTACCGATCTTAATGACTTTTTAACCTGTGATAGTGCTTACACAATTATTGAAGTACGTGATATCAATGATGTGGATGAGATATCAGCAACCGCATTGGTTAAGGTTGCTCGTCGTGACTCTAAGGGTGATCTAGTGCTTGATGCTAAAGGTGAGCAGACATTTGAAGATGTTTTGCGTGCCGTTTCATTAAAGCCAACAGATGGTGAAATTGAAGATTGTAGCGAAGTTGTAGAAAAAGTTGAAAGACAAGGTGCTGGCCTTGGTTTAACTAGTCTTTTCTTATTGATGTTTGCAGGTTTACGACGTCGGTTTAACTGA
- the ilvN gene encoding acetolactate synthase small subunit, giving the protein MRRILAILLENEAGSLSRIVGLFSQRAFNIESLTVAPTEDPSLSRITIATKGNDKILEQIVKQVNKLIDVIKITDLTERSYVERELLLIKVLAMNDKSRTEVKRITDIFRGSIVDIGKQIYTIQLTGDAEKVNAFIRALANETEIIESVRSGCVGIARGEKALRIKQE; this is encoded by the coding sequence ATGCGCAGAATTTTAGCCATATTATTAGAAAACGAAGCCGGATCTCTTTCGCGTATTGTTGGTCTATTTTCACAACGAGCATTTAATATTGAGAGTTTAACGGTTGCGCCCACTGAAGACCCCAGTCTTTCTCGTATAACTATTGCCACTAAAGGTAATGACAAAATACTTGAGCAGATAGTAAAGCAAGTAAACAAACTAATCGATGTGATTAAAATCACTGATTTGACTGAGCGTAGTTACGTTGAACGAGAGTTACTGTTAATTAAAGTACTCGCAATGAACGACAAGTCACGTACTGAGGTTAAGCGTATTACCGATATATTTAGAGGATCGATTGTTGATATTGGTAAACAAATTTATACGATTCAACTGACTGGTGACGCAGAGAAAGTGAATGCTTTTATTCGAGCACTCGCTAACGAAACTGAAATAATTGAATCTGTACGATCTGGCTGCGTTGGTATTGCGCGTGGTGAAAAAGCTTTACGAATCAAGCAAGAATAA
- a CDS encoding DUF4136 domain-containing protein yields the protein MLKNKLFILLVLVGAMTGCVSTQQARVDFDRNNEIDTSNYKTFAWLSEAKVLAEPIDVNPVMKVRIDNAIERAFVAKGYQLVSDAEAADFTISYTMGSRDKVKVDSLPTMYRTSFMWGRGYYGGLSNNNQVKSYTEGKLAIDAYDVKTHQPVWHGWAVKRIKSSEQDNPSQVIKMVVEQVVEQF from the coding sequence ATGTTAAAAAATAAATTATTCATATTATTAGTACTTGTCGGAGCTATGACCGGGTGTGTGTCAACACAGCAAGCTAGAGTTGATTTCGATCGTAATAATGAGATTGATACATCGAACTATAAAACATTTGCTTGGCTCAGTGAGGCTAAAGTCTTAGCTGAGCCTATTGATGTTAATCCTGTGATGAAAGTGAGAATTGATAATGCGATAGAGCGTGCTTTTGTTGCTAAAGGTTATCAATTGGTGAGTGATGCCGAAGCTGCTGATTTTACTATTTCATATACAATGGGAAGCCGAGATAAAGTTAAAGTGGATTCATTACCGACAATGTATCGAACAAGTTTTATGTGGGGTCGAGGTTATTATGGTGGTTTAAGTAATAATAACCAAGTGAAAAGCTACACCGAAGGAAAGCTTGCAATAGATGCATATGATGTCAAAACCCATCAACCGGTTTGGCATGGCTGGGCGGTAAAACGTATTAAGTCTTCAGAGCAAGATAATCCAAGTCAGGTGATTAAAATGGTTGTTGAACAGGTTGTTGAACAATTTTAA
- a CDS encoding VOC family protein yields the protein MRIRPFSLSTLLVLITITLTAEAESKTDNEAPKKIMTTGLNHIGLTVKDLSKSSDFFIETLGWKRAGGYPDYPAIFVTDGQVFVTLWQTKNIESVIEFDRKNNVGLHHLALTVANEETLTELHQRFKKTQGVIIEFPPELNGKGPTIHMIIREPSGNRLEFAFTPPKK from the coding sequence ATGCGTATACGACCATTTTCCCTATCCACATTGCTGGTGTTAATAACAATAACACTGACAGCTGAAGCAGAAAGTAAAACAGACAATGAAGCACCGAAAAAAATAATGACAACAGGATTAAACCACATAGGTTTGACCGTTAAAGATCTTTCCAAATCGAGTGATTTTTTTATTGAAACTTTAGGTTGGAAGCGTGCAGGAGGCTACCCCGACTATCCTGCTATTTTTGTTACTGATGGCCAGGTTTTTGTTACTTTATGGCAAACAAAAAATATAGAAAGCGTTATTGAGTTTGACAGAAAAAATAATGTTGGTTTGCATCATCTAGCACTTACTGTTGCCAATGAAGAAACACTCACTGAACTGCATCAACGATTTAAAAAAACACAGGGGGTGATCATAGAATTTCCTCCCGAACTTAACGGCAAAGGACCTACAATTCACATGATAATACGTGAGCCTAGCGGTAATCGTCTTGAATTTGCCTTCACACCACCCAAAAAATAA
- a CDS encoding transporter substrate-binding domain-containing protein has translation MKYLPVLFFFCMVLAVKAKPLTLEVVSEHWPPFIVQDADDTFGISGIVTKNIKAILDPANIDYTISIYPWARSYHLAITKPNVLIYSLYKTKQRAPYFEWFCPIHKKTPVNVYKLKKNQTNIATLPPLKEAIIGVLRDDNSHNYMLNKGFITGDNLIVSANEEINIQRLLKGKIDAIIQSRESLIFRLRATDFTIDDFDVGYQLHQDMNTEHCMALSKTSSPEMISAVRAAFNFWRSQQSLNSD, from the coding sequence TTGAAATACCTACCTGTACTCTTTTTTTTCTGCATGGTTTTAGCTGTCAAAGCTAAGCCTTTAACATTGGAAGTGGTTAGTGAGCACTGGCCACCATTTATAGTACAAGATGCTGATGATACTTTTGGTATTTCAGGTATTGTAACAAAGAATATTAAAGCCATATTAGATCCTGCTAACATTGATTATACGATTAGTATTTATCCATGGGCACGTAGTTATCACTTAGCGATAACGAAACCTAATGTGCTTATCTACTCTCTTTATAAAACGAAACAGCGCGCACCTTATTTTGAATGGTTTTGTCCTATTCATAAAAAAACACCTGTTAATGTCTACAAGCTCAAAAAAAATCAAACAAACATAGCGACACTCCCCCCGCTAAAAGAAGCAATAATTGGCGTACTGCGTGATGACAACAGTCATAATTACATGCTTAACAAAGGTTTTATCACAGGTGATAATTTAATCGTTTCTGCAAATGAGGAAATTAATATTCAAAGGCTGCTTAAAGGCAAAATCGATGCAATTATTCAATCAAGAGAATCTTTAATTTTCCGTCTAAGAGCAACAGATTTTACCATCGATGACTTCGACGTTGGTTATCAACTGCATCAAGATATGAATACTGAGCATTGCATGGCTCTCAGTAAAACGTCATCTCCTGAAATGATCAGTGCGGTAAGAGCAGCCTTTAACTTCTGGCGCTCACAGCAATCATTAAATAGCGACTAA
- a CDS encoding alpha/beta hydrolase, protein MSECSSSIKSVSFDALVLENVQPWQQKSKSEMTVNGYFRAGAKNGKRIHLLHGTGFSAMTLAAMASQLPCDWSIWLTDVPGHGDSTQPTAKMPDWPKMANTVADAIYLQANVKEDGPLIGVGHSMGGVLTLFASLKYPDLFSEIILLDPVLFPTEMLIAQQLMRATGTWRQRALVKSVANRTATWQNLAAMKKSIASKSFYKAWHPQVISDYCQFSTRLNLDDSVQLSCQPSWESAIFGSYPKGLWQAVRNIDVPVDILIANKSYFFIPKAVKRAAKINKCIQWQTFGQHHCFPMEEPIETAEIIARIIANHE, encoded by the coding sequence ATGTCTGAATGCTCATCTTCAATAAAATCAGTTTCATTTGACGCGCTTGTGCTAGAAAATGTACAACCATGGCAACAAAAGTCAAAAAGTGAAATGACCGTTAATGGTTATTTTAGAGCTGGCGCTAAAAATGGAAAACGCATCCACTTATTGCATGGCACAGGTTTTTCTGCGATGACCTTAGCCGCCATGGCTTCACAATTACCTTGTGATTGGTCAATCTGGTTAACTGACGTTCCTGGCCATGGAGATTCAACACAACCGACAGCAAAAATGCCAGACTGGCCGAAAATGGCGAACACCGTTGCTGATGCAATATATCTGCAAGCTAATGTGAAAGAAGATGGTCCATTAATTGGTGTTGGCCATTCTATGGGGGGCGTATTAACGCTATTTGCATCACTTAAATATCCTGATTTATTCAGTGAGATTATTCTGCTTGATCCGGTGTTATTTCCAACGGAGATGCTCATAGCACAACAACTTATGCGCGCTACAGGCACATGGCGACAAAGAGCGTTAGTGAAGTCTGTTGCTAACCGTACCGCTACTTGGCAAAACTTGGCAGCAATGAAAAAAAGCATTGCTAGTAAGTCTTTTTATAAAGCTTGGCACCCACAAGTGATCAGCGATTATTGCCAATTTTCTACCAGGTTAAATCTAGATGACTCAGTTCAGCTTAGCTGCCAGCCAAGTTGGGAGTCGGCAATTTTTGGCTCTTATCCAAAGGGATTATGGCAGGCAGTTCGTAATATTGATGTTCCTGTCGATATTTTAATCGCCAATAAAAGTTATTTTTTTATTCCTAAAGCAGTGAAGAGAGCAGCGAAGATCAATAAGTGCATTCAATGGCAAACCTTTGGTCAACATCATTGCTTCCCGATGGAAGAGCCGATAGAGACAGCAGAAATAATTGCGCGTATAATTGCTAATCACGAATGA